In one window of Leptospira sp. GIMC2001 DNA:
- a CDS encoding helicase HerA-like domain-containing protein, whose translation MSDRKSSFIKSIEAGYEAKGETILLGTGIFEGNPIPKCFVQAPLKTFNRHGLIAGATGTGKTKTLQIITERLSHAGVSCLVMDMKGDLSGIAKPGEDNEKIADRHKKIGVPFVSKATPVEFLSLSGEPGAKLRATVSEFGPILFSKILDLNETQAGVMTVLFKYCDDNNWPLLDLKDIKKVLQYSTEEGKEEIESLYGKISTASTSTILRKIVELEHQGADSFFGEPSFDVNDLVRTDSNGSGIVSILRLTDIQDKPKLFSTFMLCLLAEIYSIFPEVGDLPKPKLVVFIDEAHLIFNESSKALLNQLETIIKLVRSKGIGVFFCTQSPGDVPDSILGQLGMKVQHSLRAFTAKDRKEIKLTAQNYPISEYYDTEEALTNLGMGEALITVLNEKGSPTPLAMTLLVAPQSRMDILNPQELNSLVSVSKIADKYNVTIDNQSAHEILSAKIEALKEEQEELQQKESGTKNQNKTNSTTGTRGRTSTKEEKSTFEKVTESAAGKIVIREVTRGLLGVLGLKATNSRSKKKGLFF comes from the coding sequence ATGTCAGACAGAAAATCATCATTTATCAAATCCATTGAAGCAGGCTATGAAGCAAAAGGAGAAACAATTCTACTTGGAACGGGAATTTTCGAAGGCAATCCAATTCCCAAATGCTTTGTCCAAGCTCCCCTTAAAACTTTTAATCGACACGGATTGATTGCGGGTGCAACAGGAACTGGTAAAACAAAAACACTTCAAATTATAACCGAGCGATTGTCACATGCTGGAGTATCTTGTCTTGTTATGGACATGAAAGGAGATTTGAGTGGTATAGCGAAACCTGGCGAAGACAACGAGAAAATTGCCGACCGTCACAAAAAAATTGGAGTACCTTTTGTATCCAAAGCAACTCCTGTTGAATTCTTGAGTCTATCCGGTGAGCCTGGAGCAAAACTTCGAGCGACAGTTTCGGAATTCGGACCAATCCTTTTTTCCAAAATTCTTGATTTGAATGAGACGCAAGCCGGCGTGATGACTGTTCTTTTCAAATACTGTGATGATAATAATTGGCCTCTACTGGATCTCAAAGATATTAAGAAAGTTTTGCAGTATTCCACTGAAGAAGGAAAAGAAGAAATCGAATCTTTGTATGGCAAAATTTCAACGGCTTCTACATCAACGATCCTCAGAAAAATTGTCGAACTTGAACACCAAGGAGCAGATAGTTTTTTTGGAGAGCCTTCCTTTGATGTTAATGATTTAGTTCGAACCGATTCCAATGGGTCAGGAATTGTTTCTATTCTTCGTCTAACGGACATTCAAGATAAGCCAAAACTATTTTCAACTTTTATGCTATGCCTACTTGCAGAAATTTATTCTATATTCCCAGAAGTTGGCGACTTGCCGAAACCCAAGCTAGTTGTATTTATTGATGAAGCGCATTTGATTTTTAATGAATCCTCCAAAGCGCTATTGAATCAACTCGAGACAATCATTAAGCTGGTAAGATCAAAAGGTATCGGAGTATTCTTCTGTACACAAAGTCCAGGAGATGTGCCAGATTCAATCTTAGGACAATTGGGAATGAAAGTGCAACATTCATTGCGTGCGTTCACTGCTAAAGATCGAAAAGAGATCAAACTCACGGCACAAAATTATCCAATATCAGAATATTATGATACAGAAGAAGCTCTTACCAATCTTGGAATGGGTGAAGCTCTGATTACAGTTCTAAATGAGAAGGGCAGTCCTACTCCGCTTGCGATGACCTTGCTTGTCGCACCACAGTCCAGGATGGATATTCTTAATCCTCAAGAATTGAATTCTTTGGTATCGGTATCAAAAATTGCTGATAAATACAATGTAACAATTGATAATCAAAGTGCCCATGAAATTCTATCTGCAAAAATTGAAGCTTTAAAAGAAGAACAAGAAGAGCTTCAACAGAAAGAGTCCGGAACCAAGAACCAGAATAAAACGAACTCAACCACAGGAACAAGGGGTCGAACTTCCACGAAAGAAGAGAAGTCTACTTTTGAAAAGGTGACCGAATCTGCTGCAGGTAAAATTGTTATTCGAGAAGTAACTAGAGGTCTTCTAGGAGTTCTCGGATTGAAGGCAACGAATTCTCGTAGCAAGAAAAAGGGATTATTCTTTTGA
- a CDS encoding caspase family protein, with amino-acid sequence MSNSSTFTIWRNKLKQILIITLILFLSPSWLFSQERYGLIIGTNYKGNTGKIPELDLCERDAEYLKKQIDKVGKFKEIRVLLGRQVTKENVQKEFQALANKVKKDDTVFLYFSGHGTTQRDAKAPNGLRNLLICYDRPHISDDELNNYLEKIKSPKTLFVLDCCYSGGIAKKGLSTRGAAAIPIPEGSDGIVKQNAEDYYFQNKAVISSSDDNETSIEVGGSINHGVFTYNFGRALESADLNGDKVVTALEAFFVSKQETTKMAKRFNHDQNPQISGNASGVFLSGQPAPVVPATPVKPPTNIAQPLPPPVSPPAPIATIPPVATPVTPPTVVTPVEPPAPPVKNKGDILIKTTIVRAKELSSNKGQNPYDLLKRQGLPSNSKNKDGSKESSLRNIKVTIDGEEYPSQVMAVKSPIWGASTLNGKLVPGEVYHIRVKNIATGIHQVKVEADEYPQFETAVGVLPNQDNIVDVTSSITGYGAIEGRVFYKTLDNPVSSQPIYMPTIVSTRGVQKVSTDKDGKFWFTNLKPGTYEIRASFAEEMKLENSMIVVKPGEVTKVDIILNVKLKSTKTKY; translated from the coding sequence ATGTCTAATTCGAGTACCTTCACTATTTGGAGAAATAAATTGAAACAGATTCTAATCATCACCCTAATTCTTTTTCTCAGCCCTAGTTGGCTATTCTCACAAGAGAGATACGGACTCATAATTGGTACGAATTATAAAGGCAATACTGGCAAAATTCCAGAATTGGATCTTTGCGAACGAGACGCTGAATATTTGAAGAAACAAATTGACAAAGTGGGCAAATTCAAAGAGATCCGAGTTCTTTTAGGTAGGCAAGTCACTAAGGAAAATGTTCAAAAAGAGTTTCAAGCCTTAGCAAACAAAGTAAAAAAGGATGACACTGTATTCTTATATTTTTCTGGGCATGGTACAACTCAGCGAGATGCGAAAGCTCCCAATGGATTGAGAAATCTTTTGATCTGCTATGATCGGCCGCATATCTCTGATGACGAATTGAATAACTATTTAGAAAAAATCAAATCTCCGAAAACTTTATTTGTCCTAGACTGTTGTTACTCAGGTGGTATTGCAAAGAAAGGTTTGAGTACTAGAGGAGCCGCAGCAATTCCTATTCCTGAAGGTTCGGATGGTATAGTAAAACAAAATGCAGAAGATTACTATTTCCAAAATAAAGCAGTCATCTCTTCATCAGATGATAATGAAACTTCCATTGAAGTGGGTGGTTCAATCAATCACGGAGTTTTCACATATAACTTTGGTCGAGCTCTTGAGTCGGCAGACCTCAATGGTGATAAAGTCGTAACTGCCTTGGAAGCTTTCTTTGTTTCGAAGCAAGAAACTACAAAGATGGCGAAGAGATTCAATCATGACCAGAACCCACAGATTTCTGGAAATGCATCTGGAGTATTCTTGTCTGGACAACCTGCACCTGTCGTTCCAGCAACGCCCGTCAAGCCACCAACTAACATTGCCCAGCCTCTCCCACCACCGGTTTCGCCTCCAGCGCCAATTGCAACTATTCCACCGGTAGCGACTCCTGTTACGCCACCTACAGTGGTAACACCTGTTGAGCCCCCAGCTCCTCCTGTAAAAAATAAAGGGGACATTTTGATTAAGACTACGATTGTTCGAGCAAAAGAACTATCGTCTAACAAAGGTCAGAATCCTTATGATCTCTTGAAAAGACAAGGACTCCCTTCAAATTCCAAGAATAAGGACGGGTCTAAGGAATCCAGTCTTCGAAATATTAAAGTAACCATTGATGGAGAAGAATATCCTTCCCAAGTAATGGCTGTTAAATCACCAATTTGGGGCGCGAGCACATTGAACGGTAAATTGGTTCCTGGAGAAGTTTACCATATTCGTGTCAAAAATATAGCGACTGGAATTCATCAAGTGAAAGTGGAAGCAGATGAATATCCGCAATTTGAGACAGCGGTTGGTGTTCTACCCAATCAAGATAACATTGTAGATGTAACATCTTCTATAACTGGTTACGGAGCAATCGAAGGAAGAGTGTTCTACAAGACATTGGATAATCCCGTTTCAAGTCAGCCAATTTATATGCCGACCATTGTATCCACAAGAGGCGTACAAAAGGTATCAACAGATAAAGATGGTAAATTTTGGTTTACAAATCTTAAGCCAGGAACTTATGAAATTCGCGCAAGCTTCGCTGAAGAGATGAAACTAGAAAATTCTATGATCGTTGTTAAGCCAGGTGAAGTAACAAAAGTGGATATCATTTTGAATGTGAAATTGAAAAGCACCAAAACAAAATACTAG
- a CDS encoding cation diffusion facilitator family transporter: MNDNSKLAAKTAIITIFSNILLALAKGITGYFGNSFALIADAIESTTDVFTSIAVLVGIRYASKPPDDNHPYGHGKAEPLVTFLIVGFLIASAVLIIVEGIENISNPGPTPEPYTLYVLLGVIVIKEGFYRFIHKRSKITKSSSLEADAWHSRSDAITSLAAFIGISFSIIMGEGYEVADDIAALFAGGFILYNAFLIFRPALGEVMDEDTHHELAENIRKIAHSIDGIINTEKCWIRKAGMSYNIDIQIRVDAKITVQEGHTIAHNFKDKLQLTHPEIISAHIHVEPWENS, encoded by the coding sequence TTGAACGATAACTCCAAACTTGCTGCAAAAACAGCAATCATTACTATTTTTTCCAATATCCTCTTAGCGCTTGCTAAGGGGATAACTGGCTACTTTGGGAATTCATTCGCTCTAATTGCTGATGCAATTGAATCAACAACCGATGTATTCACAAGCATCGCAGTTCTTGTCGGAATTCGATACGCAAGCAAACCTCCTGATGACAATCATCCTTATGGACATGGTAAAGCAGAACCACTCGTTACATTCCTAATAGTAGGATTTCTTATAGCATCTGCAGTTCTTATCATTGTTGAAGGAATTGAAAATATTTCGAATCCAGGGCCAACTCCTGAGCCGTACACTTTGTATGTTCTTCTTGGAGTCATTGTCATCAAGGAAGGATTCTATCGATTCATCCATAAACGAAGCAAAATTACAAAAAGCTCATCTCTTGAGGCAGACGCATGGCATAGTCGATCAGATGCAATCACCTCATTAGCCGCTTTTATCGGAATATCTTTTTCTATAATTATGGGTGAAGGATACGAAGTCGCAGATGATATAGCTGCTTTGTTTGCAGGTGGATTTATTCTTTATAACGCTTTTCTTATTTTTCGTCCTGCTCTGGGCGAGGTTATGGACGAGGACACTCACCATGAGCTTGCGGAAAATATTCGAAAGATCGCGCATAGTATAGATGGCATCATCAATACAGAAAAGTGCTGGATTCGTAAAGCAGGTATGAGTTATAATATAGACATTCAGATTCGAGTTGATGCAAAAATTACTGTTCAAGAAGGTCATACCATTGCTCATAATTTCAAAGATAAATTGCAATTAACTCATCCGGAGATCATTAGTGCACATATACATGTTGAACCTTGGGAGAATTCATGA
- a CDS encoding UPF0182 family membrane protein, with amino-acid sequence MKSFRLIIIFAIFTAIYLFYNFLDLITDYLWFDSLGLLSVFELRLKYQIFIWIGVFVAFTSILYLNFTLTLRLTRFVPTAYFRLPGSEAGNLSGIVYLTHKILKWIAFASSAFLGYISASFAKDNWELILRYINQKSFGVVDPVFSQDIGFYFFSYPFWNSILGWLEGLVVLCLITCLSFYFLRMGLNAFSSHLRGLFHGPIKIQISFLLAALTFLIAFEFYLDRYSLLWSSTGVVYGAGFTDLHTRLYSYWFMSIFTIALGGFVIYSFFLKGAKLLALIAAVFLATSLLTQGIIPGVFQKFIVEPNELVKETPYIKNNIEYTRLAYDLNEIDVREYGGTAELDNNKINANLSTIHNIRLWDWEPLLSTYRQLQEIRLYYRFNDVDVDRYIVDGEYRQMMMSIREFEYRQVPERAQTWVNQRLRYTHGYGLVASPVNQVTEEGLPDLFIKDIPPNQLSGMEITRPEIYYGELTRDYIFTNTESKEFDYPIGDKNQDSVYQGDGGILMNSFIKRMIYALAFQNFRIQISNYFNDESRVHYHRNILERVKKIAPFLRYDRDPYPVIADGRIYWIIDAYVLETNFPYSEPFDRSGFNYIRNPIKVVIDAYNGKVQFVNVEPNEPVIETYNAIFPDLFTDIDSVPESIRNHFRYPVDLFKVQAQMYLAYHMIEPTVFYNREDMWRFPTEKVAGIEKPVDPYYMIMKLPEEKKEEFLLILPFTPVNKSNMVAWMATGNDKEKYGKTRVYKFPKQELIYGPMQIESRIDQNPIISEQITLWSQQGSEVIRGNLLVIPIENSLLYVEPLYLRAKTGQMPELKRVILAYKNDIVMENTIEAGLRTIFRGIRLDSTSQSSTPSTSTTLESSNEKIRKLGILADEVLRKSETAIKSGDWKSYGEYQEELKQVIQELNRAITASNK; translated from the coding sequence ATGAAATCATTTAGACTCATTATAATATTCGCAATTTTTACTGCGATTTATCTTTTTTACAATTTCTTAGATTTAATCACAGATTATTTATGGTTTGATTCGCTTGGTCTTTTATCCGTTTTTGAACTTCGATTGAAATACCAGATCTTCATTTGGATAGGCGTTTTTGTAGCGTTCACAAGTATCCTCTATCTCAATTTCACTTTGACTCTTCGCCTAACAAGATTTGTTCCAACAGCATATTTTCGCTTGCCTGGTTCTGAAGCAGGCAATCTATCTGGAATTGTTTACCTTACTCATAAAATCCTAAAATGGATTGCATTTGCTTCCAGTGCCTTCTTAGGTTATATTTCCGCAAGCTTCGCAAAAGATAATTGGGAATTGATTCTTCGATACATCAATCAGAAATCTTTCGGAGTCGTTGACCCAGTTTTTTCCCAAGATATTGGTTTTTATTTTTTTAGTTATCCGTTCTGGAACTCAATTCTTGGATGGCTTGAAGGACTTGTAGTTCTCTGCTTAATCACTTGTCTTAGTTTCTATTTTCTTCGAATGGGACTCAATGCTTTCTCATCCCATCTTCGTGGATTATTTCATGGACCAATTAAAATACAAATATCCTTTCTACTCGCAGCTCTCACTTTCCTTATAGCCTTTGAATTTTATTTGGATCGTTATTCACTATTGTGGTCCTCAACGGGAGTTGTTTACGGAGCTGGATTTACAGACTTACATACAAGGCTTTATAGCTACTGGTTTATGAGTATATTCACAATTGCTCTTGGTGGATTTGTCATTTATTCTTTTTTCCTCAAGGGAGCAAAGCTTCTTGCATTGATTGCCGCTGTATTTCTTGCAACCTCACTTCTTACTCAAGGAATTATACCAGGAGTATTTCAAAAGTTTATTGTTGAGCCAAATGAATTGGTCAAAGAAACTCCTTATATAAAAAACAACATCGAATACACAAGACTTGCTTATGATCTAAACGAGATTGATGTCCGAGAATACGGCGGAACAGCTGAGCTCGACAACAATAAGATCAATGCGAATCTATCAACAATTCATAATATTCGGCTATGGGACTGGGAACCTTTACTTAGCACTTACCGACAACTTCAAGAGATTCGTCTCTACTATAGATTCAATGATGTGGATGTAGATCGCTATATTGTAGATGGCGAATATAGACAAATGATGATGTCCATTCGAGAATTTGAATATAGGCAAGTTCCAGAGCGAGCACAAACTTGGGTCAATCAGAGATTGCGTTACACGCATGGTTATGGTCTAGTTGCATCGCCCGTAAACCAAGTAACAGAAGAGGGATTACCTGATCTATTTATTAAGGACATCCCCCCCAATCAACTTTCAGGAATGGAGATCACAAGACCTGAGATCTATTATGGTGAGCTTACTCGGGATTATATTTTTACTAATACCGAGAGCAAAGAGTTCGATTATCCAATTGGTGACAAAAACCAAGATAGTGTCTACCAAGGTGATGGCGGAATTCTAATGAATTCATTCATCAAAAGAATGATCTATGCATTGGCTTTTCAAAATTTTAGAATCCAAATATCCAATTATTTCAATGATGAATCGAGAGTTCACTATCATCGCAATATTCTCGAACGTGTCAAAAAAATCGCCCCTTTTCTTCGATACGACCGAGACCCTTATCCTGTAATCGCTGACGGTAGAATCTATTGGATCATCGATGCATATGTCTTAGAGACAAATTTTCCCTATTCGGAACCATTTGACCGAAGCGGTTTTAATTATATTCGAAACCCAATAAAAGTAGTTATCGATGCCTATAATGGGAAAGTGCAATTTGTAAATGTTGAACCAAATGAACCGGTGATAGAAACTTACAATGCAATATTTCCCGATTTATTCACAGATATAGATTCAGTTCCCGAAAGTATACGAAATCATTTTCGCTATCCTGTCGATCTTTTCAAAGTTCAAGCACAGATGTATCTAGCGTATCATATGATTGAACCAACAGTTTTTTATAATCGTGAAGATATGTGGAGATTTCCAACTGAAAAAGTTGCAGGCATCGAAAAGCCAGTTGATCCATATTATATGATCATGAAACTTCCTGAAGAGAAAAAGGAAGAATTCCTTCTTATACTCCCATTTACACCAGTTAACAAAAGCAATATGGTTGCATGGATGGCAACTGGCAATGATAAAGAAAAGTATGGAAAAACTCGAGTCTATAAATTTCCGAAACAAGAATTGATATACGGTCCCATGCAGATCGAATCTCGAATCGATCAGAATCCCATTATTTCCGAACAGATCACACTCTGGAGCCAGCAGGGTTCAGAAGTAATTCGAGGAAATCTATTGGTTATACCTATTGAGAATTCACTCTTATATGTTGAGCCTTTATATCTAAGAGCAAAGACCGGGCAAATGCCAGAACTTAAGCGAGTCATTCTTGCATACAAAAATGATATAGTGATGGAGAACACGATAGAAGCTGGATTAAGAACCATTTTTCGAGGAATAAGACTGGATTCAACCTCGCAATCGTCAACACCTTCTACCTCAACAACATTAGAATCCTCTAATGAGAAAATTAGAAAACTTGGTATACTTGCAGATGAAGTCTTACGTAAATCCGAAACAGCTATAAAATCAGGAGATTGGAAAAGTTATGGCGAGTACCAAGAAGAGCTCAAGCAAGTAATTCAGGAATTGAATAGGGCGATCACAGCAAGTAATAAATAA